A region from the Ammospiza nelsoni isolate bAmmNel1 chromosome 1, bAmmNel1.pri, whole genome shotgun sequence genome encodes:
- the FSBP gene encoding fibrinogen silencer-binding protein, which yields MVGKARSSNFTLSEKLDLLKLVKPYVKILEEHTNKHSVIVEKNKCWDIIADNYNAIGVDRPPRTAQGLRTLYKRLKEYAKQELLQQKETHSDCKSSISEPTKKVVEMIPQISNVCLRDRSGVQSASIDKETIAGTSSPQAMLDHHPATVMMDLQSEEDVKPPPSLIIDSQQNENLEQEEEHQLVHIMERSPSTSVSSVDMRLMMSPSPVPRRDEFFRLEVGERFRPMCGYDPQMLQMLKEEHQIILENQRKIGLYVQEKRDGLKRKQQLEEELLRTKIKVEKLKAIQLRRDLPEYNNI from the exons ATGGTTGGGAAGGCCAGATCTTCTAATTTTACCTTATCTGAAAAGCTCGATTTGCTAAAACTCGTGAAGCCGTATGTTAAAATTCTCGAGGAACATACCAATAAGCATTCTGTAAtagtggaaaaaaacaaatgctgGGATATTATAGCTGATAACTACAATGCCATCGGAGTAGATCGCCCTCCTCGTACTGCACAGGGCCTGCGCACGCTGTACAAGAGGCTCAAAGAATATGCCAAACAGGAGCTATTGCAGCAAAAGGAGACTCACTCAGATtgtaaaagcagcatttccgAGCCAACCAAGAAAGTTGTGGAAATGATTCCACAGATTTCCAATGTGTGTTTAAGAGACAGGAGCGGTGTTCAAAG TGCTAGTATCGATAAAGAAACAATTGCTGGTACCAGTTCACCACAGGCAATGTTGGATCACCATCCTGCAACAGTCATGATGGACTTGCAGTCAGAAGAGGATGTCAAACCTCCTCCTTCTCTGATCATAGACTCCCAGCAAAATGAGAACTTAGAACAAGAGGAGGAACACCAGCTGGTGCATATTATGGAAAGGTCTCCTTCAACATCAGTGTCTTCAGTCGATATGAGACTGATGATGTCTCCTTCCCCTGTACCGAGAAGAGATGAGTTTTTTAGGCTTGAGGTTGGAGAACGCTTTAGACCAATGTGTGGTTATGAcccacagatgttgcaaatGCTGAAAGAGGAGCATCAAATAATATtagaaaaccaaagaaaaattgGTCTTTATGTCCAAGAAAAAAGGGATGGtttgaaaagaaagcagcaacTGGAAGAAGAACTGTTGCGAACAAAAATCAAAGTAGAGAAGCTGAAGGCAATACAACTACGCCGTGATCTGCCAGAATACAACaatatctaa